Proteins from a single region of Oryza brachyantha chromosome 6, ObraRS2, whole genome shotgun sequence:
- the LOC102705171 gene encoding receptor kinase-like protein Xa21 — protein sequence MASLSVFFSTGVVCLHLFALFCLLPLAITDKTETDRRALLCFRSQISAPTEALSSWSNASLDPCNWHGVTCSTRPPRHVIAIDLASEGIAGPISPCIANITSLARLELSNNSFHGMIPSELGLLRQLTNLSLSMNSLEGNIPSELSSCAQLQSLTLQGNSLHGEIPSSLSQCIHLQKINLGSNKLQGSIPSAFGDLPELQKLLLANNRLSGNIPPSLGSRVSLTSVDLGRNALTGGIPKALMNSSSLEKLWLDSNSLSGELPQALLSISSLTVIYLQYNNFVGSMPPVTAISPQVKSLDLGYNNLTGTIPSSLGNLSSLIYLRLTQNDLHGSIPESLCHIPTLQKLALNSNSFSGAVPPCLFNMSSLTFLGVSNNSLTGRIPPDIGYTLPNIESLGLSANKFEGSIPTSLLNATQLQYLNLADNKLTGIMPLFGSLTKLDTLDVAYNMLEAGDWGFVSSLSNCFRLTELLLDGNNFQGNLPNSFGNLSRSLESLWIRDNKISGHIPSEIGNLKSLTKLYMDYNQFSGSIPPSIGNLSKLGVLSFAQNKLSGQIPDNTGNLVQLNSLKLDRNNLSGSIPESIGNCSKLLILNLAHNSLDGGIPEKILRISSLSQELDLSHNHLSGSIPEEVGNLFNLNILRISNNRLSGNIPPSLGHCFALEYLSMQRNSLVGNIPQSFMNLVGIKEMDISQNNLSGNIPQFLASLGSLHNLNLSFNSLEGAIPSGGIFGNIGVVSIEGNDRLCMNTPTDGLPLCSSLIDKKRKHKSLVLALKIVIPSVLVVFSLLCLTKILLRKKIEAKTPVNPVIEHMQITYEDVVKATNRFSFANLIGSGSFGMVYKGNLQIHGDQVAIKIFNLGIYGAHKSFVAECETLRNVRHRNLLKIITLCSSVDSNGADFKALVFPYLPNGNLDMWLHPKTHEHTEKKVLTLSQRINIVLDVAFALDYLHNQSTLPVIHCDLKPSNILLDLDMVAYVTDFGLARFVYTRSNAHQDTSTSLACLKGSIGYIPPEYGMSEDISTKGDVYSFGILLLEMVTGRSPTDEKFNGGTTLHEFAGRALPNNIHDVVDPTILQNGISVTNVMESCIIPLVKIGLSCSMTLPGERPEMGQVCTMILRIKHAVSNMHVR from the exons ATGGCTTCTTTGAGTGTCTTCTTCTCTACAGGCGTCGTTTGCCTTCATCTGTTCGCCCTGTTTTGCCTCCTACCATTAGCCATTACtgacaaaactgaaactgatCGCCGAGCTCTCCTTTGCTTCAGGTCACAGATCTCAGCTCCAACCGAGGCCTTATCCTCATGGAGCAATGCATCTTTGGATCCCTGTAACTGGCATGGGGTCACATGTAGCACACGGCCCCCTCGTCATGTCATTGCTATAGATCTCGCATCTGAGGGCATCGCAGGCCCAATCTCACCCTGCATTGCCAACATCACCTCGCTTGCGAGGCTCGAGTTGTCGAACAATAGCTTCCATGGCATGATACCATCCGAGCTTGGCCTCCTGAGGCAACTCACCAACCTCAGCCTCAGCATGAACTCCCTAGAAGGTAACATTCCATCAGAGCTCTCTTCATGTGCACAACTTCAGAGCCTAACTCTGCAGGGCAATTCCCTCCATGGAGAGATCCCATCTAGCCTAAGCCAATGCATACATCTTCAGAAGATTAACCTTGGTAGCAACAAACTCCAAGGGAGCATACCTTCTGCTTTTGGGGATCTTCCTGAGTTGCAGAAACTACTCCTAGCCAACAACAGACTTTCGGGTAATATACCACCGTCTCTAGGGAGCAGAGTTTCACTCACAAGTGTTGATCTCGGGAGGAATGCACTCACAGGGGGGATCCCAAAGGCTTTGATGAATAGTTCATCTCTCGAAAAACTTTGGCTTGACAGCAACAGTCTCAGTGGAGAACTCCCACAGGCTCTGCTCAGCATTTCGTCACTTACTGTCATTTACCTCCAATATAACAATTTTGTTGGTTCTATGCCACCTGTTACTGCCATCTCCCCACAGGTGAAAAGTCTTGATTTAGGGTACAACAATCTCACAGGAACAATACCTTCCTCTCTAGGGAACCTTTCCTCCTTAATTTATCTTCGTCTTACACAAAATGATTTACATGGGAGCATCCCAGAGAGCTTATGCCACATTCCAACACTACAGAAATTGGCCCTGAATTCAAACAGCTTTTCTGGAGCAGTTCCACCATGTCTCTTCAACATGTCATCCCTGACATTTCTTGGGGTATCAAACAACTCACTAACTGGAAGGATTCCTCCCGACATCGGCTATACACTCCCAAATATTGAGAGCTTGGGGCTCTCAGCTAACAAGTTCGAGGGCTCTATCCCAACTTCTCTCCTCAATGCAACCCAGCTGCAATACCTTAACCTAGCCGACAACAAGCTAACTGGGATCATGCCACTCTTTGGGTCATTGACAAAGTTGGATACCCTTGATGTGGCATATAACATGTTAGAAGCAGGAGACTGGGGCTTTGTCTCATCACTCTCAAATTGCTTCAGACTGACTGAGCTACTGTTGGATGGGAACAATTTCCAAGGCAACCTTCCAAATTCTTTTGGGAATCTTTCCAGAAGTCTTGAGTCATTGTGGATAAGAGATAACAAAATTTCAGGGCATATACCATCGGAGATAGGCAATCTTAAGAGCCTCACCAAACTGTACATGGATTACAATCAATTCTCCGGTAGTATACCACCAAGTATTGGAAATTTAAGCAAATTGGGAGTTCTATCCTTTGCACAAAACAAACTCTCTGGCCAAATCCCAGATAATACTGGTAACCTTGTTCAGCTTAATTCTCTGAAATTGGATCGGAACAACTTGAGTGGAAGCATACCTGAAAGTATAGGGAACTGTTCAAAGCTGCTGATACTCAACCTTGCTCACAATTCATTAGATGGAGGCATACCAGAAAAGATCTTAAGAATTTCTTCACTTTCTCAAGAGCTAGACTTGTCACACAATCACTTGTCTGGAAGCATACCAGAGGAAGTAGGGAACCTTTTCAATCTGAATATTCTTAGAATTTCAAACAACAGGTTATCTGGAAATATACCACCCAGTCTTGGACACTGTTTTGCTCTAGAATATCTCAGCATGCAAAGAAATTCCTTAGTAGGAAATATTCCGCAATCTTTCATGAACTTGGTAGGTATCAAGGAAATGgatatttctcaaaataatttgtcaGGAAATATTCCACAGTTTCTTGCGTCATTAGGTTCTCTacataatctaaatttatcattcaACAGTCTAGAAGGGGCAATCCCAAGTGGCGGTATTTTTGGCAACATTGGAGTGGTATCAATTGAAGGAAATGATCGATTATGCATGAATACACCAACAGATGGCTTGCCTCTTTGTTCATCATTAATTGACAAGAAAAGGAAGCACAAGTCTTTGGTTCTAGCCCTAAAGATAGTAATACCAAGTGTCCTTGTCGTTTTCTCTTTGCTATGTCttactaaaattcttttgaggaaaaaaattgaagcaaAGACACCAGTAAATCCGGTGATTGAGCACATGCAGATAACATATGAAGATGTTGTAAAGGCCACAAATAGATTCTCTTTTGCTAACTTAATTGGTTCAGGGTCATTTGGAATGGTTTATAAGGGAAATCTACAGATTCACGGAGATCAAGTTgccatcaaaatttttaaccttggtATATATGGAGCACATAAGAGCTTCGTTGCAGAGTGTGAAACACTAAGAAATGTCCGCCACCGTAATCTTTTGAAAATCATTACTTTATGCTCTTCCGTGGACTCAAACGGGGCAGATTTCAAGGCCCTGGTGTTCCCATATTTACCAAATGGGAACCTAGATATGTGGCTACATCCAAAGACCCATGAACACACAGAGAAGAAAGTTCTGACTTTAAGCCAAAGAATTAATATAGTCCTAGATGTAGCATTTGCTTTGGATTATCTTCATAATCAAAGCACATTGCCTGTAATACACTGTGACTTGAAGCCCAGCAATATTCTCTTGGATCTTGATATGGTTGCATATGTCACTGACTTTGGCCTAGCAAGATTTGTATATACTAGGTCAAATGCACATCAAGATACATCAACAAGCTTGGCTTGTCTAAAAGGATCTATTGGATATATTCCACCAG AGTACGGCATGAGTGAAGATATCTCAACCAAGGGTGATGTCTACAGCTTTGGAATTCTTCTCTTAGAAATGGTAACAGGAAGAAGTCCTACTGATGAAAAATTTAATGGTGGAACAACCCTACATGAGTTTGCTGGCAGAGCATTGCCCAATAATATTCACGACGTTGTTGATCCCACAATACTACAAAATGGTATCAGTGTTACCAATGTGATGGAGAGTTGTATCATTCCATTGGTCAAAATAGGGCTCTCATGCTCCATGACATTGCCCGGAGAGCGGCCAGAAATGGGGCAAGTTTGTACCATGATCCTTAGAATCAAGCATGCAGTCTCAAATATGCATGTGAGATGA
- the LOC102704900 gene encoding receptor kinase-like protein Xa21: protein MACLGALPSGLVWFCLSTIFLNLPLAISDETENDRQDLLCFKSQISGPAGVLASWSNASLEFCSWHGVTCSTPSPRRVTAIDLKSEGISGSISPCISNLTSLTRLQLSNNSFYGSIPSELGLLSQLKNLSLSMNSLEGNIPSELSSCSQLAVLDLSNNSIQGEIPASLSQCNHLEEINLSQNKLQGGIPSGFENLPRLQIIVLASNRLTGSIPTSLGSELSLTYVDLGSNVLTGSVPESLVNSSSLQVLVFRKKFLSGEIPKALFNSSSLTAIYLNENSFVGSIPPVTAISLPLNYLYLGGNKLSGTIPPSLGNLSSLLDLSLTRNNLRGSIPDSLGHIPKLGLLNLNVNNISGHVPPSIFNLSTLTTASMASNSLTGELPSNIGYTLPNIETLILSSNTFKGPIPPTLLNTSHVRFLDLSNNSLVGLVPFFGSLPNLEELTLSWNKLEAADWNFINSLSNCSKLIELCIDGNNLKGKLPHSIGNLSSSLMRLSLRDNKISGYIPPEIGKLKSLQMFKMDYNLLTGNVPPTIGDLHNMVVLALAQNKLSGQIPDTIGNLVKLTDQKLDGNNFSGGIPATLEHCTHLNIFNLAHNSLDGRIPNRIFKISSLSQELDLSHNNLVGGLPEEVGNLINLKKLSIANNKLSGNIPSTLGKCVVLESLEMQSNLFVGSIPNSFENMVGIQKMDISQNNLSGKIPDFLGNFSLLYDLNLSFNNFDGEVPGGNIFRNASVVSMEGNSGLCARTSIKGIPLCSTQVHRKRRHKSLVLVLVIAIPIISVAIIYLYLWRKIKQVKLNLPQCNDNLLKNITYEDIAKVTNMFSSDNLIGSGSFATVYKGKLELQEEEVAIKIFNLGTYGAHKSFMAECETLRNVRHRNLVKIMTLCSSVDATGADFKALVYQYMRNGNLDTWLHRKAHELSQRKVLTSTQRVNIAMDIAFALDYLHNQCASPLIHCDLKPSNILLDLEMVAHVSDFGLARFVYNRLTAHEDTTTSLACLKGSVGYIPPEYGMSKDTSTKGNVYSFGVLLLEIITGSSPTDEKFNGSTTLYEFVDGAFPNNIYKVIDPTVLQDDLNATDVMENCIIPLVRIGLSCSMSLPNERPEMGLVATMILDIKHAASCSHLRLK, encoded by the exons ATGGCATGTTTGGGCGCCTTGCCTTCAGGCCTTGTTTGGTTTTGTCTGTCCACTATCTTTCTCAATCTACCATTAGCTATAAGTGATGAAACTGAAAATGATCGGCAAGATCTGCTTTGCTTCAAGTCCCAGATCTCAGGTCCAGCTGGGGTACTAGCCTCATGGAGTAATGCATCCCTGGAATTCTGCAGTTGGCATGGGGTCACCTGCAGCACACCATCTCCCCGTCGTGTCACTGCAATAGACTTGAAATCAGAAGGCATCTCTGGCTCCATATCACCTTGCATTTCCAACCTTACCTCTCTTACAAGGCTGCAGCTATCAAACAATAGCTTCTATGGCAGCATACCATCTGAGCTCGGCCTACTCAGCCAACTCAAGAACCTCAGCCTCAGCATGAACTCTCTAGAAGGTAACATCCCTTCTGAACTTTCTTCATGTTCCCAACTTGCAGTCCTAGATTTGTCAAACAATTCCATCCAAGGTGAAATCCCAGCTAGCCTCAGCCAATGCAATCATCTTGAAGAGATTAACCTCAGCCAGAACAAGCTCCAGGGGGGGATCCCTTCTGGTTTTGAGAACCTTCCGAGGCTGCAAATAATTGTTCTTGCTAGTAACAGGCTCACCGGCAGCATACCAACGTCATTAGGAAGTGAACTTTCGCTCACATATGTTGATCTCGGGAGCAATGTTCTCACAGGGAGCGTCCCAGAGTCGTTGGTGAATAGTTCATCTCTTCAAGTACTTGTCTTCAGGAAAAAATTTCTTAGCGGAGAAATCCCAAAGGCTTTGTTCAACTCCTCATCTCTTACTGCTATTTACCTCAACGAGAATAGTTTTGTTGGCTCTATACCACCTGTTACTGCCATCTCTCTCCCTTTAAACTATCTTTACTTAGGGGGTAACAAACTATCTGGAACAATACCTCCCTCTTTAGGAAATCTTTCCTCCCTACTTGATCTAAGTCTTACACGGAACAATTTAAGAGGGAGCATCCCAGATAGTTTAGGTCATATTCCAAAACTAGGTCTGCTGAACTTGAATGTGAACAACATATCTGGGCATGTTCCACCGTCTATCTTCAACTTGTCAACCCTGACAACAGCTTCCATGGCAAGTAACTCACTCACTGGGGAATTACCATCAAACATAGGTTACACACTCCCAAATATTGAAACATTAATTCTGTCCAGTAACACGTTCAAAGGCCCAATCCCACCAACTCTTCTGAACACTTCCCACGTACGTTTCCTTGACTTGAGCAACAATAGCCTTGTTGGGCTTGTTCCATTCTTTGGATCATTGCCAAATTTGGAGGAACTTACTTTGTCATGGAACAAGCTAGAAGCAGCTGACTGGAACTTTATTAATTCACTATCGAATTGCTCCAAATTGATTGAACTATGCATTGATGGGAACAATCTCAAAGGTAAACTGCCACACTCCATTGGCAATCTTTCAAGTAGTCTCATGAGGTTGTCCCTAAGAGACAACAAAATTTCTGGGTATATACCACCAGAGATAGGCAAACTAAAGAGCTTGCAGATGTTCAAAATGGATTATAATCTGTTGACTGGTAATGTACCCCCAACAATCGGAGATTTGCATAACATGGTTGTTCTAGCCTTAGCCCAAAACAAGCTATCAGGTCAAATCCCTGATACAATTGGCAACCTTGTTAAGCTAACTGACCAGAAGTTGGATGGGAATAACTTCAGTGGAGGCATACCTGCGACCCTAGAGCATTGTACTCACCTCAATATATTCAACCTTGCCCATAACTCACTAGATGGGAGAATACCAAATCGAATCTTCAAAATTTCTTCACTTTCCCAAGAGTTGGACCTATCACACAATAACTTGGTTGGAGGATTACCAGAGGAAGTTGGAAATCTCATTAATCTTAAAAAGCTCAGCATCGCAAACAACAAATTGTCTGGTAACATTCCATCCACTCTCGGTAAGTGCGTTGTTCTGGAGTCTCTTGAGATGCAAAGCAACTTATTTGTAGGAAGCATACCAAATTCTTTTGAGAACATGGTAGGCATCCAGAAGATGGATATTTCACAGAACAACTTGTCTGGGAAAATACCAGATTTTCTGGGAAACTTCAGCTTACTATATGATCTGAATTTATCGTTTAACAATTTTGATGGAGAAGTTCCAGGAGGCAATATATTTCGTAATGCTAGTGTGGTATCAATGGAAGGGAATAGTGGCTTGTGTGCAAGAACATCAATAAAAGGTATACCTCTTTGCTCAACACAGGTTCACAGGAAAAGGAGACACAAGTCTTTGGTTCTTGTCCTCGTCATAGCAATACCAATTATTTCTGTtgctatcatttatttatatctttGGAGGAAGATAAAACAGGTGAAGCTAAATTTGCCACAATGTAATGATAACTTGTTGAAGAATATAACATATGAAGACATTGCCAAGGTcacaaatatgttttcttcaGATAACTTAATTGGCTCGGGATCATTTGCAACGGTTTATAAGGGTAAACTAGAGCTTCAGGAAGAGGAAGTTGCCATCAAGATTTTTAACCTTGGTACATATGGAGCACATAAGAGCTTCATGGCAGAGTGTGAAACACTAAGAAATGTCCGTCATCGAAATCTTGTGAAAATCATGACTTTATGTTCATCAGTGGATGCCACTGGAGCAGATTTCAAGGCGCTGGTGTACCAATACATGCGAAATGGGAACCTAGATACATGGCTACATCGAAAGGCCCATGAACTTAGTCAAAGGAAGGTTTTAACTAGTACTCAAAGAGTTAATATAGCCATGGATATAGCATTTGCTTTAGATTATCTTCATAACCAATGCGCATCTCCACTAATACATTGTGACTTGAAGCCAAGCAACATTCTTTTGGATCTTGAAATGGTTGCACATGTCAGCGACTTTGGCCTAGCAAGATTTGTATATAATAGATTGACTGCGCATGAAGATACTACAACAAGTTTGGCTTGCCTAAAAGGATCAGTCGGATACATTCCACCAG AGTACGGCATGAGCAAAGATACCTCAACCAAGGGCAACGTCTACAGTTTTGGAGTTCTTTTATTAGAAATTATAACTGGGAGCAGCCCAACTGATGAAAAGTTCAATGGCAGTACAACCCTGtatgaatttgttgatggagCATTTCCCAATAATATCTACAAGGTAATTGATCCAACAGTGCTACAAGACGACCTCAATGCGACCGATGTGATGGAGAATTGTATCATTCCATTGGTCAGAATAGGCCTATCGTGTTCTATGTCACTGCCCAACGAACGGCCTGAAATGGGACTAGTTGCTACAATGATTCTTGATATCAAGCACGCAGCCTCATGCAGTCATCTTAGATTGAAATAA
- the LOC107304313 gene encoding uncharacterized protein LOC107304313: MAKAWGTTSCRFTAVSSSPSGAQLWASGTRAAARRSRGEAVASAESKQRQHAAAFGREAAGAATRASSIRVRDLGGISFLEAPIHNGVDPKIPDNRPTAAPSMSILEDTRHPGKDSTVPDGRPTLAPGISILEDTKHNGKDPNVPDNRPTDVSILGDAGKDPMVPSKSPTV, translated from the exons ATGGCGAAAGCATGGGGAACCACGAGTTGCAGGTTTACAGCGGTGTCCAG TTCGCCTAGCGGTGCCCAGTTGTGGGCTTCTGGCACGAGAGCTGCGGCGAGGCGCTCGCGCGGGGAAGCGGTCGCCTCGGCAGAATCCAAGCAGCGGCAGCATGCGGCGGCGTTTgggagggaagcggccggcgcagCAACTAGGGCTTCTTCGATCCGCGTCCGTGACTTAGGAG GCATATCCTTTCTGGAAGCTCCAATTCACAATGGGGTTGATCCCAAGATCCCGGACAATAGGCCCACAGCTGCTCCATCCATGTCCATTTTGGAAGATACACGGCACCCCGGTAAGGATTCTACGGTTCCTGACGGAAGGCCCACCCTTGCTCCGGGTATCTCGATTCTGGAAGACACAAAACACAACGGCAAAGATCCTAATGTTCCTGATAATAGACCCACAGACGTATCCATCTTAGGAGATGCAGGTAAGGATCCTATGGTTCCTAGCAAAAGTCCCACggtatga